Proteins encoded together in one Candidatus Bathyarchaeota archaeon window:
- a CDS encoding glycosyltransferase, which yields MKLLRGLLEEGIKSKFMLQGKGELASYIESAIMELSLKNVRLMKKTLSRSEVAELLSKADTLILPLRDLGKPYLGISSKLYEYQAVGKPIICCAEGQPTEYVKETNSGIVVKPGNYKKLAEAIFLLKENHEKAREMGRKGRKNVERYVTINVIGLELKSILERTQLYPHSTR from the coding sequence ATAAAGTTACTAAGGGGCTTGCTAGAAGAGGGCATCAAGTCGAAGTTTATGCTTCAAGGAAAAGGAGAACTTGCAAGCTACATAGAATCCGCGATCATGGAGCTGAGCTTAAAGAACGTGAGACTGATGAAAAAAACTCTCAGCAGAAGTGAGGTAGCTGAGTTACTAAGTAAAGCCGATACGCTGATCTTACCGCTGAGAGATCTTGGAAAACCATACCTCGGGATATCATCAAAACTTTACGAATATCAAGCAGTAGGTAAGCCGATAATATGCTGTGCGGAAGGGCAACCAACAGAATACGTAAAAGAGACAAACTCGGGGATAGTAGTTAAGCCAGGGAACTATAAAAAACTCGCCGAAGCAATTTTTCTGTTGAAGGAGAACCATGAAAAAGCTAGAGAGATGGGTCGAAAAGGCAGAAAGAATGTGGAAAGATATGTAACAATAAATGTAATAGGACTGGAGTTGAAGAGTATTCTTGAACGTACACAATTATATCCCCATTCCACGAGGTGA
- a CDS encoding glycosyltransferase — MGCTKKDSDENCEKLSLALGTIAQVSVIIPTWDSQEYIEDCICSILNQSYKNIEIIVIDRFSTDDTLEIVKRHRGVRILLKGGGRSAQRNYGARYAAGQFLLFIDSDEFATPELIQECVSLCSSEKIDAIYVTTFDTGNSYIAKSRILGDIIAYYSLKNRVNLPNSPIRFCRSSVFEDIGGFDPELVIGEDVVFGEKINQKNYAVARAKNVIVHHTSESIRKEFLKKYNYGKNLRNFTRKSRFVSESYTKVFLLYLLSFQKHPRYARYLPGFVSAKLLQVFGLLIGYLLYSF, encoded by the coding sequence ATGGGCTGCACAAAGAAAGATAGCGATGAAAATTGTGAAAAGCTATCCTTGGCTTTGGGCACGATAGCACAGGTTTCAGTAATTATACCCACTTGGGATTCACAGGAATATATCGAAGATTGTATTTGCTCAATCCTTAATCAATCATATAAGAATATCGAAATTATAGTAATTGATCGATTTAGCACTGACGACACTTTAGAAATTGTAAAGCGACACAGAGGAGTTAGAATATTGCTCAAGGGTGGCGGGCGTTCTGCTCAACGAAATTATGGCGCTAGATATGCAGCAGGTCAATTTCTACTGTTTATTGATTCTGATGAATTTGCCACTCCTGAGTTGATTCAAGAATGCGTTAGTCTTTGTTCTTCAGAAAAAATTGATGCTATCTATGTAACAACTTTCGATACAGGCAATAGCTATATTGCAAAAAGCAGAATTCTTGGCGATATAATTGCTTATTATTCACTTAAAAACAGGGTTAATCTGCCTAACTCTCCAATACGCTTTTGCAGATCTTCCGTATTTGAAGATATCGGAGGATTTGACCCAGAGCTAGTTATAGGCGAAGATGTGGTTTTCGGAGAGAAGATTAATCAAAAAAACTATGCTGTGGCTAGAGCTAAGAACGTAATTGTGCATCACACCTCAGAATCAATTCGAAAAGAATTCCTAAAGAAGTACAACTATGGTAAGAATTTGAGAAACTTTACGAGAAAATCGCGATTCGTATCAGAGAGTTATACAAAAGTATTCCTTCTATACTTATTATCATTTCAAAAACATCCGCGTTATGCAAGGTATCTTCCTGGATTTGTTTCTGCAAAGCTTTTGCAGGTCTTTGGTCTGTTAATAGGATATTTACTATATTCCTTCTAA
- a CDS encoding glycosyltransferase family 2 protein, which translates to MTVEEVKGEFEKGAVLVEKPLIAIGIPAYNEERSIARVVLDAQKYADVVVVCDDGSSDSTGEIAERLGAIVVRHDVNKGYGAAVQSLFKETKRLSADILVTLDGDGQHDVSKTSLLIQPILDDKADVVIGSRFLDGMQKNGGNGLPFYRRVGIKAITKLTTAASKCVITDAQNGCRAYSRAALEKLLLLENGMGVSVEVLFKAKEQGLRLVEVPLECNYSGVEKTSTQNPFRHGASVVWSLVRLIVEERPLVFLGVPGIILLAIGMFFGIWMLQIYSVGRQIVTNIALASMTFMLMGFFALSTAITLYAILRLAEKTNAKREE; encoded by the coding sequence GTGACTGTGGAAGAAGTCAAGGGTGAATTTGAAAAAGGCGCGGTGTTGGTTGAGAAGCCTTTGATTGCTATTGGTATTCCGGCGTATAATGAGGAGAGAAGTATTGCGCGGGTGGTTTTGGACGCTCAGAAGTATGCAGATGTTGTCGTGGTTTGTGATGATGGATCTTCAGATTCGACCGGTGAGATTGCTGAGCGGCTTGGAGCTATTGTTGTTAGGCATGATGTTAACAAGGGATATGGGGCTGCTGTGCAGTCGTTGTTTAAGGAAACAAAAAGGTTAAGTGCGGACATTTTGGTGACGCTTGACGGTGATGGACAACATGATGTTAGTAAAACCTCGTTGTTGATTCAACCAATCCTTGACGATAAGGCAGACGTGGTTATAGGATCTAGGTTTTTAGATGGGATGCAGAAGAACGGTGGCAATGGGCTTCCGTTTTACAGGCGGGTGGGCATAAAGGCGATTACCAAGCTGACTACTGCTGCCTCGAAGTGCGTCATCACTGATGCTCAGAATGGTTGTCGGGCGTACAGTAGGGCTGCTTTGGAAAAGTTGTTGCTTCTTGAAAATGGGATGGGTGTGAGTGTTGAGGTTTTGTTCAAAGCCAAGGAGCAAGGGTTACGCCTTGTGGAGGTTCCGCTTGAATGTAATTATTCGGGTGTAGAGAAGACATCGACGCAAAATCCATTTAGGCATGGGGCAAGTGTTGTATGGTCTCTTGTAAGGTTGATTGTAGAGGAAAGGCCTCTAGTTTTCCTTGGAGTACCTGGTATCATCTTATTGGCAATAGGCATGTTTTTTGGGATTTGGATGCTGCAAATCTACTCCGTAGGACGTCAAATAGTTACGAACATAGCGTTGGCTTCAATGACCTTCATGTTAATGGGGTTCTTTGCCTTGTCCACTGCAATTACGCTGTATGCTATTTTGCGGCTTGCAGAAAAAACTAATGCAAAGCGTGAAGAGTGA
- a CDS encoding polysaccharide deacetylase family protein codes for MKLATWRNLIRHDEIDCALAGLEETVSVMNKLACPATYFLEGVFCKILSKKVKNLLCHDSEIGSHGFSHESYTRFWPKGNWFSKSEVERSLRKSILLIKQFSGEDVRSFRAPFLALEGRWLTIMHKYGITADSSLYNIAYGFSSTPYHSSFDDLSRLGAAPVWQVPITVYPMPRKSPLSSPYLPILGIEENRFRTFLNELRGSSSKEMVRIIVTIFHPWELFEGSNRAKSRARIKLNRLVELIELTRECGGDILTVHNLIKRLEAEPSKM; via the coding sequence ATGAAACTCGCGACTTGGCGCAATCTCATCAGGCACGATGAAATTGATTGCGCGTTAGCCGGATTGGAAGAAACCGTAAGTGTGATGAACAAGTTAGCTTGTCCAGCAACATATTTTCTGGAGGGTGTTTTTTGCAAGATTCTTAGCAAAAAAGTGAAAAATCTTCTATGCCATGACAGCGAAATCGGATCACATGGATTTTCGCATGAGAGCTATACAAGATTTTGGCCCAAAGGGAATTGGTTTTCCAAGTCTGAAGTGGAGAGGAGTCTAAGGAAGAGCATTCTATTGATAAAACAATTTTCAGGAGAAGATGTAAGATCGTTTAGAGCACCATTCCTTGCTCTAGAAGGAAGATGGTTAACGATTATGCACAAATATGGCATAACGGCAGATAGCTCTTTATACAACATCGCATATGGCTTTTCCTCCACTCCTTATCATTCTTCTTTTGATGATTTAAGCAGGTTGGGGGCAGCACCCGTATGGCAGGTTCCCATAACGGTTTACCCTATGCCAAGAAAGTCTCCGCTATCTAGCCCTTATCTACCAATTTTAGGAATAGAAGAAAATCGATTTAGAACATTCTTGAATGAACTGCGCGGTTCTTCTTCAAAGGAGATGGTTAGGATAATTGTTACAATCTTTCATCCTTGGGAACTTTTTGAGGGAAGTAACAGAGCCAAATCTCGTGCAAGAATAAAGCTCAATCGTCTTGTAGAACTAATAGAATTAACTAGAGAATGTGGTGGCGATATATTGACAGTACATAATCTGATAAAACGATTGGAAGCAGAACCATCGAAGATGTAG
- the wecB gene encoding UDP-N-acetylglucosamine 2-epimerase (non-hydrolyzing), with protein MKISIVLGTRPEIIKFSPIIRECERLGLDYFVLHTGQHYSYNMDRVFFEQLELPEAEYNLDVGSGTHGEQTGRMLIGIERVLRREEPDCVLVEGDTNTVLAGALAASKLGVKVGHVEAGLRSYDREMPEEVNRVLADHCSDLLFVPTEKSRQILLGEGISEDKIFVTGNTVVDAVYQNLEISKRKDGIHNHFGVDDEGYFLVTVHRQENVDNEKRFRGILKGLELVQEEFGFKVVYPIHPRAKKQLRVFDVEVNGVTFVEPLDYLEFLHLESNAKLVLTDSGGVQEEACILGVPCVTLRYNTERPETLEVGANVLAGTDPYEIVDKTKLMLSGNNNWENPFGDGDAAERIVKVLKEKID; from the coding sequence GTGAAGATTTCTATCGTTCTGGGCACTCGTCCTGAGATTATTAAGTTCTCACCTATTATTCGTGAATGTGAACGTTTAGGCTTGGATTATTTTGTTCTTCATACGGGGCAGCATTATTCGTATAATATGGATCGGGTTTTCTTTGAGCAGCTTGAATTGCCTGAGGCAGAGTATAATCTTGATGTGGGGTCGGGGACTCATGGGGAGCAGACTGGGAGGATGCTGATTGGGATTGAGAGGGTTCTTCGGAGGGAGGAGCCGGACTGTGTTTTGGTTGAAGGTGACACTAACACTGTTCTTGCTGGGGCCTTAGCTGCGTCGAAGCTTGGTGTTAAGGTTGGGCATGTGGAGGCTGGTTTGAGAAGTTATGACCGGGAGATGCCTGAGGAAGTCAACAGAGTCTTAGCAGATCATTGTTCAGATTTGTTGTTTGTACCTACTGAGAAGTCTAGGCAGATACTGCTTGGTGAAGGGATTTCTGAAGACAAGATTTTTGTGACTGGCAACACGGTTGTTGACGCTGTTTATCAGAATTTGGAGATATCAAAGAGGAAAGATGGCATTCATAACCATTTTGGCGTTGATGATGAGGGTTACTTTTTGGTCACGGTTCATCGTCAAGAGAATGTTGATAATGAGAAAAGATTCCGCGGGATTCTGAAGGGTTTGGAATTGGTGCAGGAAGAGTTTGGTTTCAAGGTTGTGTATCCGATTCATCCTAGAGCTAAGAAGCAGCTTAGAGTGTTCGATGTTGAGGTGAATGGGGTTACGTTTGTCGAGCCTTTGGATTATCTGGAGTTCCTGCATCTTGAGAGTAATGCTAAACTTGTTTTGACAGATTCGGGGGGCGTGCAGGAGGAAGCGTGTATTCTAGGGGTTCCGTGTGTAACTTTGAGGTACAATACTGAGAGGCCTGAGACTTTGGAGGTCGGAGCTAACGTGCTAGCTGGAACTGATCCTTACGAAATTGTGGATAAGACAAAGTTAATGCTCAGTGGCAACAACAACTGGGAGAATCCGTTTGGTGATGGTGACGCTGCGGAAAGAATAGTTAAGGTGCTAAAAGAGAAAATTGACTAG
- a CDS encoding TIGR04076 family protein codes for MQSVKSDLVLEIEVCEIRGYCPVHKVGDKIVIDDPEIVLGKTDALCVHALSSLLHYVLVLERGDDPVGLGLSKPGDREHAYIQCVDPGEPYTRGGTVIFKCRRIKKEGCQE; via the coding sequence ATGCAAAGCGTGAAGAGTGACTTGGTGCTGGAAATAGAGGTTTGCGAGATACGTGGCTACTGTCCTGTGCATAAGGTTGGCGATAAAATAGTGATTGATGATCCTGAGATAGTTTTGGGAAAGACTGATGCTTTGTGTGTGCACGCGCTTTCTTCGCTGTTGCATTATGTGTTGGTGCTGGAGAGAGGTGACGATCCTGTTGGGTTGGGGTTGTCGAAGCCTGGAGATAGAGAGCACGCGTATATTCAATGCGTTGATCCTGGCGAGCCTTACACGCGTGGGGGAACGGTGATTTTCAAGTGTCGAAGGATTAAGAAGGAAGGCTGTCAAGAGTGA
- a CDS encoding class I SAM-dependent methyltransferase codes for MSVKDEINVYARAQVSPVTGETESYDAAVFPNVIRRREIDLIKSEIEAARPSMILDYGCGGGWLSLLLFKWGFDIVGVDISANMARNAKLVCPRAEFIVCDGAKLPFRDAVFDCIIGISILHHFSDIGQVWSSLKRVLVNNSEFMFMEPNLLNPLSAVGRKLFPMEAHTKGEKQFTPESLRKMLSLADFAVRRYVGLFFFAFPVARLLKIAGIKLHPSLVKVIYLLESFLEIVPGVRYLNSTIVAVGTTSK; via the coding sequence ATGAGCGTGAAAGATGAAATCAATGTATATGCCAGAGCTCAGGTTTCGCCTGTCACTGGCGAAACTGAAAGCTATGATGCCGCTGTTTTTCCAAACGTTATCCGGCGCAGAGAAATTGATTTGATCAAATCTGAAATTGAGGCTGCTAGGCCAAGTATGATCTTGGATTATGGCTGTGGTGGAGGGTGGCTTTCTTTGTTGTTGTTTAAATGGGGATTCGATATTGTTGGGGTAGATATAAGTGCGAACATGGCAAGAAACGCTAAACTTGTATGCCCTAGAGCAGAATTCATCGTGTGCGACGGAGCAAAACTGCCATTTAGAGACGCAGTTTTTGATTGCATAATTGGAATATCTATTTTGCATCACTTTAGCGATATTGGACAAGTGTGGAGCAGTCTGAAAAGAGTATTGGTTAACAACTCAGAGTTCATGTTCATGGAACCTAATTTGCTTAATCCTCTGTCAGCGGTTGGGAGGAAATTATTCCCAATGGAAGCACATACAAAAGGGGAAAAGCAATTCACACCGGAATCTTTACGGAAAATGCTGAGTCTAGCCGATTTTGCTGTTAGAAGATATGTTGGGTTGTTCTTCTTTGCTTTCCCTGTTGCACGGCTTCTCAAGATTGCAGGGATAAAACTCCATCCATCCTTAGTCAAAGTGATATATTTGCTTGAGAGTTTTCTCGAAATAGTCCCTGGTGTCAGATATCTAAACTCCACTATTGTCGCTGTGGGAACGACGAGCAAGTAG
- a CDS encoding NAD(P)-dependent oxidoreductase: MTRSIVKVLVTGGRGFIGSNLVAELEKRGYDVWACDLMHAEMENYVRCDVGRFRQVERMFAKHDFDYVYHAAAEYGRWNGEDYYENLWLTNAVGTKNVIKLQEKKKFRMIFFGSAEVYGDYDGVMSEDVMEKIPIKQMNDYAIAKWVNELQILNSAGMFGTETVRVRLFNVYGPREHYTPYRGVVPKFIFKALHDQLYTVFLGHKRTFEYVEDICRTFANIIDSFKPGEVYNLGSERQYEIKYLSDLILKNLGKSDSKVTYGEAEPFTTRVKKPDSSKAVRDLNHKITVPLEEGIPRTIKWMRKFYNV; the protein is encoded by the coding sequence TTGACTAGGTCAATTGTTAAGGTTTTGGTGACGGGTGGGCGGGGGTTCATCGGGTCGAATTTAGTAGCCGAATTGGAGAAACGTGGGTATGATGTTTGGGCTTGTGACCTTATGCACGCAGAGATGGAGAATTATGTTCGTTGTGATGTGGGCAGGTTTAGACAAGTTGAACGTATGTTTGCGAAGCATGATTTTGATTATGTTTATCATGCTGCTGCAGAGTACGGCAGATGGAACGGTGAAGACTACTACGAAAACCTGTGGCTTACGAACGCTGTGGGAACTAAAAACGTTATCAAGCTTCAGGAGAAGAAAAAGTTTCGAATGATCTTTTTCGGTAGTGCAGAGGTCTATGGTGACTACGATGGCGTTATGAGTGAGGATGTTATGGAGAAGATTCCGATTAAACAGATGAACGATTACGCGATAGCTAAGTGGGTTAATGAGTTGCAGATACTTAATTCGGCGGGCATGTTTGGAACAGAAACCGTTAGAGTCCGTTTGTTTAATGTTTATGGTCCAAGAGAGCATTATACGCCGTATAGAGGGGTTGTTCCTAAGTTCATTTTCAAGGCTTTGCATGATCAACTATACACGGTTTTTCTTGGTCATAAGCGGACATTCGAGTACGTAGAGGACATTTGCAGGACATTCGCTAACATTATTGACAGCTTCAAGCCAGGCGAAGTCTATAATCTTGGAAGCGAACGGCAATATGAAATTAAGTATCTATCAGACCTGATTTTGAAGAATCTTGGGAAGAGCGACTCTAAGGTTACATACGGAGAGGCTGAGCCTTTTACTACGAGGGTTAAGAAGCCGGACTCTTCTAAAGCTGTAAGAGACTTGAATCACAAGATTACTGTGCCATTAGAAGAGGGAATCCCACGAACTATAAAGTGGATGCGAAAGTTCTATAACGTTTAG
- a CDS encoding glycosyltransferase family 4 protein has translation MLIIGQYFPPDLGGAATRAYNAAKGLVLNGCRVTVITAFPHYPHGKIPKKYRWLPIKVEHFGRMRVVRTFILPLESTGLARRIILFVSFMISSLFALPFVGKIDVIWAANPDIISLIPALVYGKMKRKPVTSNVDDLLLKDLYDLEFMKEGSTLSKAAELVARMVYGKAKAITPISPGYVDYISKKYHVERRKMYVVRGGVDLTVFKPNASHWAGRAKKFRVLYSGAFSVAYDFEQVLKAAKIVQEKDDGVEFVLQGRGELADTVRSKIGELKLKNVKVIEKVFSREEVAGLLSLADALILPLKDFGEPYLGMSSKLYEYQGVEKPIICCAEGQPADYVEETKSGIVVRPGDHERLAEVVVSLRGDLGRMMEMGRRGKRHVENYLTIKMIGFELKKILSMVRKQ, from the coding sequence GTGCTTATAATTGGGCAATACTTCCCGCCGGATTTGGGAGGAGCTGCAACAAGGGCATATAATGCAGCTAAAGGCCTTGTTTTGAATGGATGCCGAGTCACCGTAATAACAGCTTTCCCACATTATCCCCATGGCAAAATACCTAAGAAGTACAGGTGGCTTCCCATTAAAGTGGAACATTTTGGAAGAATGAGAGTTGTAAGAACATTTATTCTACCATTGGAATCGACGGGTCTAGCTAGAAGAATAATCCTATTTGTGTCGTTTATGATTTCGTCATTATTTGCTTTACCATTCGTAGGAAAAATCGATGTAATATGGGCCGCAAATCCAGACATAATCTCCTTGATTCCTGCACTAGTCTATGGTAAAATGAAGAGAAAACCTGTAACCTCAAATGTGGATGACCTGCTGCTGAAAGATTTGTATGACCTTGAGTTCATGAAGGAAGGTTCTACGCTGTCGAAGGCAGCTGAACTTGTCGCAAGAATGGTGTATGGGAAAGCAAAAGCCATCACGCCAATAAGCCCAGGATACGTCGACTACATCTCCAAAAAATATCATGTGGAAAGAAGAAAAATGTATGTGGTAAGAGGTGGCGTAGACCTGACCGTATTCAAGCCAAACGCATCTCACTGGGCAGGTAGAGCGAAGAAGTTCCGAGTCCTTTATTCTGGGGCCTTCTCAGTTGCCTATGACTTCGAGCAAGTCCTCAAAGCTGCCAAAATCGTACAAGAGAAGGATGATGGAGTTGAGTTTGTTCTTCAAGGAAGAGGTGAACTTGCGGACACCGTAAGATCAAAGATCGGGGAGCTGAAGTTGAAGAACGTTAAGGTAATTGAAAAGGTTTTCAGTAGAGAGGAAGTGGCTGGGCTACTAAGTCTAGCTGATGCTTTGATCCTTCCTCTCAAAGATTTCGGTGAGCCTTATCTCGGAATGTCATCAAAGCTCTATGAGTATCAAGGCGTGGAAAAGCCGATAATATGTTGTGCGGAGGGGCAACCAGCCGATTATGTGGAAGAGACGAAATCAGGGATAGTAGTCAGACCGGGCGACCATGAGAGGCTTGCTGAAGTAGTCGTTTCTTTGAGGGGGGATCTTGGACGAATGATGGAGATGGGTAGACGAGGAAAAAGGCATGTAGAGAATTATTTGACGATAAAGATGATTGGATTTGAGTTGAAGAAGATCTTGAGTATGGTCAGAAAACAATGA
- a CDS encoding NAD-dependent epimerase/dehydratase family protein: MSHYEGKCVLITGGSGCIGSNLVRRLIDANAEKIVVLDDLSASYRWNLPNHPKLVFIHGSILNEEHLKHAFSAKPQYVFHLAAHFANQNSVDHPETDLLVNGQGTLKVLQYSNLVGVEKFVFASSGCSVYGSQAPLPLKEDFVSLHLDTPYQIHKLLGELYCYYFHNYYGLPVAIARYFNVYGPGEVPGRYRNVIPNFTWLALNKKVLPITGTGEETRDFTFVDDIVDGTLRLGTINEAAGEAINLASETETRVIDLANWINELTGNEAGTVLGPKRNWDKVVKRRASIEKARKILGYEPRTKISDGLEKTLGWFRENWDNIGRCVN; encoded by the coding sequence ATGAGCCATTATGAAGGAAAATGTGTATTGATTACTGGTGGCTCTGGGTGTATCGGAAGTAATTTGGTTCGAAGGTTGATTGACGCGAATGCTGAAAAAATTGTTGTCTTGGATGATCTTTCAGCTTCGTATAGGTGGAATTTGCCGAATCATCCCAAGCTTGTGTTCATTCATGGAAGCATCTTGAACGAAGAACATTTGAAACATGCCTTTTCCGCGAAGCCACAATACGTTTTTCACCTAGCGGCCCATTTTGCAAATCAAAATTCTGTGGATCACCCTGAAACAGACTTGCTCGTTAACGGGCAAGGCACTTTAAAGGTGCTTCAATATTCAAATCTCGTTGGCGTAGAAAAATTTGTGTTTGCGTCCTCTGGCTGTTCAGTTTATGGCAGTCAAGCCCCGCTGCCGCTAAAGGAAGATTTTGTTTCACTTCATCTTGACACGCCATATCAGATTCACAAATTGCTTGGAGAGCTCTACTGCTACTATTTCCACAACTATTATGGGCTTCCGGTGGCAATCGCGCGGTATTTCAATGTTTATGGACCTGGAGAGGTGCCGGGCAGGTACAGGAACGTGATACCTAATTTTACTTGGTTGGCTCTAAATAAGAAGGTCTTGCCAATCACAGGAACTGGTGAGGAGACTAGAGACTTCACTTTTGTTGATGATATTGTTGATGGAACGCTTAGGTTGGGGACGATTAATGAAGCGGCGGGTGAAGCTATCAACTTAGCCTCTGAAACTGAGACAAGAGTAATCGACTTAGCGAATTGGATTAACGAGCTTACGGGAAACGAGGCTGGAACAGTTTTAGGACCTAAAAGAAACTGGGACAAGGTAGTGAAAAGAAGAGCTTCTATAGAAAAGGCTAGAAAAATTCTGGGCTATGAGCCTAGAACTAAAATTAGTGATGGTTTGGAGAAGACTTTGGGTTGGTTCCGCGAGAACTGGGATAACATTGGGAGGTGTGTGAATTGA